A single window of Pectobacterium parmentieri DNA harbors:
- a CDS encoding lysozyme inhibitor LprI family protein, with the protein MIRNKIIFLFLLIASNAVQAIVCSVAQSDVEKKICSSEPLMQLDTALNKWYSQVEKSQINPARLHEDERNWLQQRDQCADESCLIASYKFRLSQLRDIERYSDARTVTSSLKIVRMTQSMPYVSEGNSISFSGSEYSLQAENWVYKPFYTDNERLKTLEQLKKIHAGTENDTRVKKIVGSVITDKNVYLYILHYNGIHLYDSISRKNTYFHTSQLVQISEQGDVTIVDTSSDEKTPKNPNSGSDYELHSFDIDDRGNIYFINNENPHPTLKKWSASQQKIEILSDDELSQYRNKHPKKGTWSWTGKCGDVECNSRVGIDNSAHYALHYPKPNRQNPRDDYTVYDAHFADSLFYIKKNGDVETIVKENDNNKNTWFLFSEPTCASDNACYFVNHHDMAGVWRINQKTKTLTHITPLSRIDRITATRYKNKDYIFMLFDSMNHIYVATSQIDEGK; encoded by the coding sequence ATGATAAGAAATAAAATAATATTTTTGTTTTTACTGATAGCTTCAAATGCAGTTCAAGCAATAGTTTGTTCTGTCGCACAGAGCGATGTGGAGAAAAAGATATGTTCTTCTGAGCCATTAATGCAATTGGATACTGCATTAAACAAATGGTATAGCCAGGTAGAGAAGTCACAGATCAACCCAGCAAGACTTCATGAAGATGAAAGGAATTGGTTGCAGCAACGTGATCAATGTGCCGATGAATCGTGTTTAATTGCTTCATACAAATTTCGTCTCTCGCAACTGCGAGATATTGAGCGTTACAGCGATGCCAGAACCGTTACTAGTTCTCTGAAGATAGTTAGAATGACTCAGTCCATGCCCTATGTGTCTGAGGGAAACTCAATCTCGTTCAGTGGCTCCGAGTATTCTCTTCAAGCGGAAAATTGGGTCTATAAACCTTTCTACACCGATAATGAGCGTTTAAAAACTTTAGAACAACTGAAGAAAATCCATGCAGGTACAGAAAACGATACACGAGTAAAGAAAATTGTAGGTAGTGTTATAACGGATAAAAACGTATATCTCTATATCCTACATTATAATGGCATTCATCTTTACGATAGTATTTCCAGAAAAAATACCTATTTTCACACGTCGCAGTTAGTTCAGATATCAGAACAAGGTGACGTTACTATTGTAGACACCAGTAGTGATGAAAAAACCCCAAAAAATCCAAATTCTGGTTCTGATTATGAGCTACATAGTTTTGACATTGACGATCGCGGAAATATTTACTTCATCAACAATGAAAATCCGCACCCTACGTTAAAAAAATGGTCCGCCTCACAGCAAAAAATTGAAATACTTTCCGATGATGAACTGTCTCAATACAGAAATAAACATCCAAAGAAAGGAACGTGGTCATGGACAGGTAAATGTGGCGATGTTGAGTGTAACAGTCGGGTGGGAATAGATAATTCGGCGCACTACGCGTTACATTATCCCAAGCCTAACAGGCAAAACCCTCGCGACGATTATACTGTTTATGATGCTCATTTTGCAGACAGTTTATTTTACATCAAAAAAAATGGCGACGTTGAAACAATAGTAAAAGAAAATGATAACAATAAAAACACGTGGTTTTTATTTTCGGAACCAACATGTGCTAGCGATAATGCATGTTATTTTGTCAATCATCATGACATGGCCGGTGTTTGGAGGATTAATCAAAAGACAAAAACGCTAACGCATATTACACCATTAAGCCGAATAGACAGAATAACGGCTACTCGTTACAAAAATAAAGATTATATTTTCATGCTCTTTGATTCAATGAATCACATATATGTCGCAACATCACAAATAGATGAAGGTAAATAA
- a CDS encoding SDR family NAD(P)-dependent oxidoreductase, producing MNFENKVAIVTGSTNGIGETIADVLHENGAYVVIASRNKERSEKKAYELDKTGQVTLGVECDVANPISVERMINSVMKKFGALHLAVNNAGITGAHNKNIPNQSIDDWNSVINTSLSGVFYCLKYEIPAMLKSGGGSIINLSAVNGLVGIVGLAPYTVAKHGVIGLTQSAALEFADKGIRVNAVAPGYVDTPRMREVPENVLEAFSHSHPMKRFATRREVANFVSFLLSDMAGFCTGGVYPIDGGYLAQ from the coding sequence ATGAATTTTGAAAATAAGGTGGCGATTGTAACGGGCAGTACCAATGGTATTGGTGAAACTATCGCGGATGTTTTACATGAGAACGGTGCTTATGTTGTTATCGCATCAAGAAATAAAGAACGGTCAGAAAAAAAAGCTTACGAGCTAGATAAAACGGGACAAGTTACTTTAGGTGTAGAATGCGATGTTGCGAACCCTATATCAGTGGAGCGGATGATTAATAGTGTAATGAAAAAATTTGGTGCGCTGCACTTAGCCGTGAATAATGCAGGGATCACAGGTGCGCATAATAAAAATATACCGAATCAGAGTATTGATGACTGGAACAGTGTTATTAATACCAGCCTGAGTGGTGTGTTTTATTGTTTAAAATATGAGATCCCTGCAATGTTAAAAAGTGGCGGAGGGTCAATCATTAATCTTTCCGCTGTTAATGGTTTGGTTGGTATTGTGGGATTAGCACCATATACGGTTGCCAAGCATGGTGTAATTGGACTAACGCAATCAGCCGCACTTGAATTTGCTGATAAAGGAATACGGGTGAATGCTGTTGCTCCAGGATATGTCGATACCCCCAGAATGAGGGAGGTTCCCGAAAACGTTCTTGAAGCGTTTAGTCATAGTCATCCAATGAAACGATTTGCTACAAGACGCGAGGTTGCTAATTTCGTTTCTTTTTTGTTGTCAGATATGGCCGGTTTCTGTACCGGTGGGGTATATCCTATCGATGGCGGTTATTTAGCACAGTAA
- a CDS encoding MarR family winged helix-turn-helix transcriptional regulator — protein sequence MSEAIDTLETALSRLQCVLVARRAYYTPEKVSWGQYDILEVLRLNGPSTPSTLSDKLGITRTSMSKSLRVLKDLGFVTQDQDDIDRREQRTVISESGRDFLSRASTGHHDMAKLVTEVLTPGEQAIYTELCNKVSSVLDLSRT from the coding sequence ATGTCTGAGGCCATTGATACACTAGAAACCGCTTTATCCCGATTACAGTGTGTTCTTGTCGCGCGTAGGGCTTACTACACGCCAGAAAAGGTGTCATGGGGGCAGTATGATATCCTTGAAGTATTGCGCTTAAATGGACCATCTACCCCTTCCACGTTAAGTGATAAATTGGGTATCACGCGAACAAGTATGTCAAAGTCGCTGAGAGTGCTCAAAGATCTGGGCTTCGTTACGCAAGATCAGGACGATATAGATCGTCGTGAGCAGAGAACTGTTATTTCTGAATCAGGAAGGGACTTCCTCTCGCGAGCGTCGACAGGCCATCATGATATGGCAAAATTAGTAACGGAAGTATTAACGCCCGGAGAGCAAGCTATTTATACCGAATTATGTAATAAAGTTAGCAGTGTGCTCGATCTTAGCCGTACTTAA
- a CDS encoding methyl-accepting chemotaxis protein, with product MKLRTRIALLCGTTLLGMLILSAVALNTLYNTMMSERTGQLSTLVELAHSAAQKAYDLEKSGQLSRDEAEKEAKRAIASFHQGDRYFFVRGYTNDVNYVHPNPKRVGIVDANGGKEAGERYRASLQGKTIGTVIAEGTRPGQQNKVEKLYAVIKFEPWDWTIGYGDYIDDIQQTFWRNALILLSLGLVLLLIISAFAWNMLRTLMRQLGGEPQYAVDVVREIAEGNLRVDVETKPGDQTSILYAIRAMRDNLSHLVNQVRSSTNSIATASTQIASGNGDLSARTESQASALEQTAAAMEQLTATVKQNADNARYANELAVSASDVAVRGGDVVSRVVVTMDSISLSSRKIVDIIGVIDSIAFQTNILALNAAVEAARAGEQGRGFAVVASEVRTLAQRSASAAREIKGLIDDSVAKVGEGTDFVKQAGDTMNEVVESVHRVTSMMGEISVASAEQRSGIEQVNLAISQMDQSTEQNAALVEEALAAAHSLNEQAQELSRTVEQFRVDESAGSYLALGAR from the coding sequence GTGAAACTACGAACCAGAATTGCACTGCTATGCGGTACGACCTTGTTAGGGATGCTAATTTTATCTGCTGTGGCACTGAATACGCTTTATAACACGATGATGAGCGAGCGCACTGGCCAACTCTCTACGCTGGTGGAACTGGCTCATTCTGCGGCACAGAAAGCGTATGACCTGGAGAAAAGTGGTCAACTGTCGCGCGATGAAGCAGAGAAAGAAGCCAAGCGGGCGATAGCCAGTTTCCATCAAGGCGATCGCTATTTCTTCGTGCGCGGTTACACGAACGATGTGAACTATGTTCACCCTAACCCTAAGCGCGTTGGTATCGTCGATGCCAACGGCGGTAAAGAAGCCGGAGAACGCTACCGTGCTTCCCTGCAAGGCAAGACGATCGGTACCGTGATTGCCGAAGGGACGCGCCCTGGGCAGCAGAATAAGGTTGAGAAGCTCTATGCTGTCATCAAATTTGAGCCTTGGGACTGGACGATTGGCTACGGTGATTACATTGATGATATTCAGCAGACATTCTGGCGCAATGCGCTGATTCTGTTGTCTTTAGGGCTGGTGCTACTGTTAATTATTTCCGCATTTGCATGGAATATGTTGCGCACGCTGATGCGCCAGCTTGGTGGTGAGCCGCAGTACGCGGTTGATGTGGTACGCGAGATCGCGGAAGGCAACTTACGCGTTGATGTTGAAACGAAGCCGGGCGATCAAACCAGTATTCTTTACGCAATCCGTGCGATGCGCGACAACCTATCACATTTGGTTAATCAGGTTCGCAGCAGCACAAATTCCATTGCCACGGCGTCGACGCAGATCGCATCGGGTAACGGCGATTTGTCTGCGCGTACCGAATCGCAGGCCAGCGCATTAGAACAGACGGCTGCGGCTATGGAACAACTGACCGCAACGGTGAAACAGAACGCGGATAATGCGCGTTATGCAAATGAACTCGCCGTATCGGCATCGGATGTGGCCGTTCGCGGCGGTGACGTTGTCAGCCGGGTTGTCGTGACGATGGATTCGATCAGTCTATCATCGCGTAAAATTGTGGATATTATCGGCGTTATTGACAGCATTGCGTTCCAGACTAACATTCTGGCGCTGAATGCGGCGGTGGAAGCCGCTCGAGCCGGCGAACAAGGTCGGGGTTTCGCGGTGGTCGCGAGTGAAGTGCGCACGCTGGCACAGCGCTCGGCATCCGCCGCCAGAGAAATTAAAGGCTTGATTGATGATTCTGTCGCTAAGGTTGGAGAGGGCACGGATTTTGTGAAGCAGGCTGGCGATACCATGAATGAAGTTGTTGAGAGCGTACATCGCGTAACATCCATGATGGGCGAAATCAGCGTAGCGAGTGCAGAACAGCGTTCGGGCATTGAGCAGGTTAATCTCGCGATATCGCAGATGGATCAGAGTACCGAACAGAATGCGGCGTTGGTTGAAGAAGCATTAGCTGCGGCACATTCGTTGAATGAGCAGGCACAAGAACTGTCACGCACCGTTGAACAATTCCGCGTAGATGAATCCGCAGGCAGCTATCTGGCTCTTGGGGCAAGATAA
- the rmf gene encoding ribosome modulation factor: protein MKRQKRDRLERAHSRGYQAGIVGRPKEFCPYQSINARSYWLGGWRKAMEDRAVTA, encoded by the coding sequence ATGAAGAGACAGAAACGCGATCGCCTTGAACGGGCTCATTCACGTGGTTATCAAGCTGGTATTGTCGGTAGACCAAAGGAATTTTGTCCTTATCAATCAATTAATGCCCGGTCTTACTGGTTGGGAGGCTGGCGAAAAGCCATGGAGGACAGGGCTGTTACCGCTTAG
- the pqiC gene encoding membrane integrity-associated transporter subunit PqiC: protein MMKVWTLALVLVLSACSSSNTQKTYYQLPVIADTNITQTAVTQGHPLWVEHVSVADYLVNTGLVYQTNDVQYVIASNNLWASPLDQQLQQALVANLGHKLPGWVVTTQPQGSEQAVLNVSVTGFHGRYDGNVVVRGEWMLTYQGKVLKRPFNVVLPQTEDGYDALVRTLAQGWQQVSQSIAQQAGALN, encoded by the coding sequence ATGATGAAAGTCTGGACGCTAGCTCTGGTGCTGGTATTAAGCGCCTGCAGTAGTAGCAATACGCAGAAAACGTACTATCAGCTACCAGTAATCGCGGATACCAACATTACGCAAACGGCTGTAACGCAGGGGCATCCGCTATGGGTTGAGCATGTCAGTGTAGCGGATTATCTCGTTAATACGGGTCTGGTCTATCAGACCAACGACGTGCAGTACGTCATTGCCAGCAATAACCTGTGGGCCAGCCCGTTGGATCAGCAATTACAGCAAGCGTTGGTGGCCAATTTGGGGCATAAACTGCCCGGTTGGGTTGTGACCACGCAACCGCAGGGAAGTGAGCAGGCTGTGCTGAACGTTTCTGTCACGGGCTTTCACGGCCGTTATGATGGCAACGTTGTCGTTCGTGGAGAATGGATGCTGACCTATCAGGGGAAAGTGCTTAAACGCCCCTTTAACGTGGTGCTGCCACAAACGGAAGATGGTTATGACGCGCTGGTAAGAACGTTAGCGCAAGGCTGGCAGCAGGTTTCTCAGTCGATTGCTCAGCAGGCCGGTGCGCTTAACTAA
- the pqiB gene encoding intermembrane transport protein PqiB, which produces MMFFIRSLPLAKDNHAVADVETIKRWSPVWIVPIVTVLIGAWILFYHFSHQGPQITLITSNAEGIEAGKTAIKSRSVDVGVVESVVLSDDLHRVEIKARLHDGMDKLLKQDSAFWVVKPQIGREGVSGLGTLLSGAYIELQPGANKDEKREFTLLDAPPLASPDAKGIRVILDSEQSGQLNAGDPVLFRGYRVGSVETSEFDPKARKMRYQLFISAPYDGLITSNVRFWKDSGVAFDMSAQGMRVEMGSLTTLFSGGVSFDVPAGWELGDAAKAMAQYRLFDSQRSIQDSLYTEYKEYLLFFSESIRGLQAGAPVEFRGIRLGTVAEAPFFPKNMKQELDDDYRIPVLIRIEPDRFEKKIGGSFDFEQHLKQAQPLGLRASMKSANLLTGALYIDLDFYPQEKGDKKLYVLDGYPILPTIDGGLSQIQQKLMAVLDKVNNLPLNPMVNEATKTLTESQATLREMQKTLATLNKLTSSKAMQDLPEDMQKTLLELNRSMKGFQPGSPAYNKMVADMQRLDQVLRELQPVLRTLNEKSNALVFEASGNQDPQPKRAK; this is translated from the coding sequence ATGATGTTCTTCATAAGGAGTCTTCCGTTGGCGAAAGATAATCATGCCGTTGCGGATGTAGAAACGATTAAACGCTGGTCGCCGGTCTGGATTGTGCCGATTGTCACCGTGCTGATCGGGGCCTGGATATTGTTTTACCATTTCAGCCACCAAGGGCCGCAAATTACGCTGATTACCAGCAACGCCGAAGGCATTGAAGCAGGTAAAACTGCTATCAAAAGCCGCAGCGTCGATGTTGGGGTGGTCGAAAGCGTTGTGTTGAGCGACGATCTTCACCGAGTGGAGATCAAAGCGCGTCTGCATGATGGTATGGATAAATTATTAAAACAGGACTCCGCTTTTTGGGTGGTGAAGCCACAAATTGGTCGGGAAGGGGTTTCTGGTCTGGGTACGTTGTTATCCGGTGCCTACATCGAACTACAACCCGGTGCTAATAAGGATGAGAAGCGCGAATTTACCCTGCTGGATGCGCCGCCGCTGGCCTCGCCGGATGCGAAAGGTATCAGGGTAATACTGGACAGCGAGCAATCCGGGCAGTTGAATGCGGGTGACCCGGTCCTGTTCCGTGGCTATCGGGTAGGGTCGGTAGAAACCAGTGAGTTCGATCCGAAAGCACGCAAGATGCGTTATCAACTGTTTATCTCAGCCCCGTATGACGGTCTGATCACCAGCAACGTCCGTTTCTGGAAAGACAGCGGCGTCGCATTTGATATGTCGGCACAAGGCATGCGTGTCGAAATGGGCTCGCTGACTACGCTGTTTAGCGGCGGCGTCAGCTTTGATGTCCCAGCGGGATGGGAACTGGGTGATGCGGCTAAGGCAATGGCGCAGTACCGACTCTTTGATAGCCAGCGCAGTATTCAGGACTCGCTGTATACCGAATATAAAGAGTATCTGCTGTTCTTTAGCGAATCGATCCGCGGTTTACAGGCCGGAGCACCGGTTGAATTCCGTGGTATTCGATTGGGGACGGTTGCTGAAGCGCCATTCTTCCCGAAAAATATGAAGCAGGAACTGGATGATGATTACCGCATTCCGGTACTGATTCGTATTGAACCCGATCGGTTCGAGAAGAAGATTGGCGGTTCGTTCGATTTTGAACAGCATTTGAAGCAAGCTCAACCGTTGGGGCTGCGTGCCTCGATGAAATCGGCTAACCTCCTGACCGGAGCGCTCTATATCGATCTCGATTTTTATCCACAAGAGAAAGGGGATAAAAAACTTTACGTTTTAGATGGTTACCCCATCCTGCCAACCATTGACGGTGGCCTATCACAGATTCAGCAGAAACTGATGGCGGTGCTGGATAAGGTGAATAACCTGCCGCTGAACCCGATGGTAAATGAAGCAACGAAGACGTTGACGGAAAGTCAGGCAACGCTACGTGAAATGCAAAAAACGTTGGCGACGTTGAATAAACTAACGTCCAGCAAAGCGATGCAGGATCTGCCGGAAGATATGCAAAAAACGCTGCTTGAATTGAATCGCAGCATGAAAGGCTTCCAACCTGGTTCGCCAGCATATAACAAAATGGTTGCAGATATGCAGCGGTTGGATCAGGTGCTACGGGAACTACAACCAGTGCTGCGGACCTTGAATGAGAAGAGTAATGCGTTGGTGTTTGAGGCTTCTGGTAATCAAGATCCTCAGCCGAAGAGGGCAAAATAA
- the pqiA gene encoding membrane integrity-associated transporter subunit PqiA — protein sequence MLCPQCDLLVELPMLSHGQKAACPRCKTVLTSRQAEPRKRPVGYAISALFMLLLANLFPFVSMRVAGITSEITLIQIPKVMVAENYASVATLFMLFVQLVPAFSMATLILLCLHVSLPLPLKKGMGKMLFHLKSWGMAEIFLAGVLVSFVKLMAYGDIGIGTSFMPFVLFCLLQLLAFQSLDRRWLWNDVVSPPALPAPPVLGKSGLSQGLRSCSCCTAILPAGQLICPRCHSRGHARKKQSLQWTLALLITSIMLYIPSNLMPIMVTEAFGDRMGSTIMSGVILLWGMGSYPVALVIFIASVMVPTLKMLALGWLCWQANGKTKKTEDSERMHVIYEMVEFVGRWSMIDVFVIAVLSAMVRIGRLMSIYPAIGAVLFAAVVILTMFAAMMFDPRLLWDRRDDVLHKESSVGER from the coding sequence ATACTTTGCCCGCAGTGTGACCTGCTGGTGGAATTACCCATGTTGTCACACGGACAGAAGGCAGCCTGCCCACGCTGTAAAACTGTGCTAACCAGCCGTCAGGCGGAGCCGCGTAAACGGCCAGTTGGCTACGCGATAAGTGCCTTGTTTATGCTATTGCTGGCAAACCTTTTCCCCTTCGTTTCTATGCGCGTGGCGGGGATCACCAGCGAAATTACCCTGATACAGATTCCTAAAGTGATGGTGGCGGAAAACTACGCCAGCGTCGCGACGCTGTTTATGCTTTTTGTTCAATTAGTCCCCGCTTTCAGCATGGCGACTCTTATTCTGCTTTGCCTGCATGTATCGCTGCCGCTGCCATTGAAAAAGGGCATGGGCAAGATGTTGTTTCATCTTAAAAGTTGGGGCATGGCGGAGATTTTTCTGGCTGGTGTATTGGTCAGCTTTGTCAAACTGATGGCCTATGGTGACATTGGCATCGGCACCAGCTTTATGCCTTTTGTTCTGTTCTGTCTGCTACAACTGCTTGCCTTTCAAAGCCTCGATCGTCGCTGGTTGTGGAATGATGTTGTGTCGCCGCCCGCATTACCTGCACCACCGGTTTTGGGGAAAAGTGGGCTGTCGCAAGGGCTGCGTTCGTGCTCATGTTGCACTGCCATTCTGCCAGCCGGCCAGTTAATCTGCCCACGTTGTCACTCCCGCGGACATGCCCGTAAGAAACAGAGTCTGCAATGGACGCTGGCGCTGCTGATTACTTCGATAATGCTGTACATTCCCTCGAATCTGATGCCGATCATGGTGACCGAAGCTTTTGGCGATCGCATGGGATCGACGATCATGTCAGGCGTTATCCTGCTGTGGGGAATGGGATCTTATCCTGTTGCCTTGGTGATTTTTATCGCTAGCGTGATGGTGCCGACGCTAAAAATGCTGGCGTTAGGCTGGCTGTGCTGGCAGGCCAATGGTAAAACCAAAAAAACGGAAGACAGCGAGCGAATGCACGTCATCTATGAGATGGTTGAATTTGTTGGACGTTGGTCAATGATTGATGTGTTCGTAATTGCGGTACTGTCTGCGATGGTGCGCATTGGTCGTCTGATGAGTATTTATCCCGCCATTGGGGCGGTACTGTTCGCGGCCGTGGTGATTCTGACCATGTTTGCTGCGATGATGTTTGATCCCCGTTTGCTGTGGGATCGTCGCGATGATGTTCTTCATAAGGAGTCTTCCGTTGGCGAAAGATAA
- a CDS encoding ABC transporter ATP-binding protein, whose translation MSLISVSGAWLSFSDAPLLDNTELHIEENERVCLVGRNGAGKSTLLKILAKEIPLDDGRITYEQDLIVARLQQDPPRDVAGSVFDFVAEGVAAQAGYLKDYHAMLRLVESDPSEKNLNQLAKLQDVLEHQGLWQLESRIHEVLEQLGLSADAPLASLSGGWLRKAALGRALVSSPRVLLLDEPTNHLDIETIDWLETFLKTFQGSIVFISHDRSFIRNMATRIVDLDRGKLVSWPGNYEKYLEGKEEALRVEDLQNAEFDRKLAQEEVWIRQGIKARRTRNEGRVRALKAMRQDRAQRREVMGSAKMQVEEAARSGKIVFELEDVSYQIDNKILTRNFSAQVQRGDKIALVGPNGCGKTTLLKLMLGGLEPVSGRVHCGTKLEVAYFDQHRAELDPERTVMDNLAEGKQEVMVNGRSRHVLGYLQDFLFHPKRAMTPVKALSGGERNRLLLARLFLKPSNLLILDEPTNDLDVETLELLEELIESYQGTVLLVSHDRQFVDNSVTECWIFEGDGKISRFVGGYFDAQQQRATTTPLRTTTAPAAAAPVATASTAPSAKRSVGKLSYNLQRELEQLPLRIEQLEQEIESLQAQMNDASFFSRPHDETQSVLTALAEAESALEICFARWEELEAQKNG comes from the coding sequence ATGTCTTTAATTAGTGTTTCAGGTGCATGGCTGTCGTTTAGCGATGCACCGCTGTTGGATAACACCGAACTCCATATCGAAGAGAATGAACGCGTTTGTCTGGTTGGGCGCAACGGTGCAGGTAAATCGACGCTACTGAAAATTCTTGCCAAAGAAATCCCGCTGGATGATGGCCGCATTACCTATGAACAGGATCTGATTGTCGCCCGTTTGCAGCAGGATCCACCGCGCGATGTTGCCGGTAGCGTGTTTGATTTTGTCGCTGAAGGGGTCGCTGCACAGGCGGGTTACCTGAAGGATTACCACGCCATGCTGCGCCTGGTAGAAAGCGATCCGAGTGAAAAGAACCTGAACCAGTTAGCTAAGTTGCAAGACGTTCTGGAGCATCAGGGGTTGTGGCAACTGGAAAGCCGTATTCATGAAGTACTGGAGCAGCTAGGTCTGTCCGCCGATGCACCGCTGGCTTCGCTTTCTGGTGGCTGGTTGCGTAAAGCGGCACTTGGCAGAGCGTTGGTAAGTTCGCCGCGCGTGCTGCTGCTGGATGAACCGACGAACCACTTGGATATCGAGACGATCGACTGGCTGGAAACCTTCTTGAAAACGTTCCAAGGCAGCATCGTCTTTATCTCCCATGACCGTTCATTTATTCGTAATATGGCGACCCGTATTGTCGATCTTGACCGCGGTAAACTGGTTTCCTGGCCGGGCAATTACGAGAAATATCTGGAAGGGAAAGAAGAAGCGCTGCGGGTTGAAGATCTACAAAATGCAGAGTTCGATCGCAAACTGGCGCAGGAAGAAGTGTGGATCCGCCAGGGCATCAAGGCTCGGCGTACACGTAATGAAGGACGCGTGCGGGCGCTGAAGGCAATGCGCCAGGATCGTGCGCAGCGTCGTGAAGTGATGGGCTCGGCGAAAATGCAGGTTGAAGAAGCTGCTCGCTCCGGCAAAATTGTGTTCGAGTTGGAAGATGTCAGCTATCAGATTGACAATAAGATACTGACGCGCAATTTCTCCGCTCAGGTACAGCGCGGTGACAAGATTGCGCTGGTGGGGCCGAATGGCTGTGGTAAAACCACGCTGCTGAAATTGATGTTAGGTGGGTTAGAGCCTGTCAGCGGACGTGTGCACTGCGGCACGAAGCTGGAGGTTGCCTATTTCGATCAGCACCGTGCTGAACTCGATCCAGAGCGCACGGTGATGGACAACCTGGCGGAAGGCAAGCAGGAAGTGATGGTCAACGGCCGCTCACGCCATGTGTTGGGCTACTTGCAGGACTTTCTGTTCCATCCAAAACGTGCGATGACGCCAGTAAAAGCGCTGTCCGGTGGCGAACGTAACCGTCTGCTGCTGGCACGTTTGTTCCTCAAGCCTAGCAACCTGTTGATTCTTGATGAACCGACCAACGATCTGGACGTGGAAACGTTGGAACTGCTGGAAGAATTGATCGAAAGCTATCAGGGAACCGTCCTGCTGGTCAGTCACGATCGTCAGTTCGTTGACAACTCGGTTACCGAATGCTGGATCTTTGAAGGCGATGGCAAAATTTCCCGCTTCGTTGGTGGATATTTCGATGCGCAACAGCAGCGCGCGACGACAACGCCACTGCGCACGACGACGGCTCCGGCAGCCGCCGCGCCAGTGGCGACAGCGAGCACCGCACCGTCAGCTAAACGAAGTGTCGGAAAATTAAGTTATAACCTTCAGCGCGAATTAGAGCAGTTACCGCTGCGTATTGAGCAACTGGAGCAGGAAATCGAGTCGCTGCAAGCGCAGATGAACGATGCCAGTTTCTTTAGCCGCCCGCATGATGAAACACAGTCGGTACTGACGGCACTGGCGGAAGCGGAAAGCGCGTTGGAGATCTGTTTCGCACGTTGGGAAGAGCTGGAAGCACAGAAAAACGGCTAA